The segment TCCTTCATAGTAGGCCTCTCGTCCCCTTTTACTTCTAAGCACTTCGCTGCAAGCTTTGCAAATTCCTTGAGTTGCTCCGTGTTTCCCTCGTCCATAATACGCTTTTCAAGAATTTCAAACAACCGATCTTCTTTCAATGCGCAAAGCAAATACATAGCTAGACTTCTTTGCTCCATAGGCCTAAAAAGTGAAAGTACCTTTTGTCCTGTTAATAGCTCCACAAGTACCActccaaaactataaacatcactTTTTTCTGTAAATTGATTTGTCTGCATGTATTCAGGATCCAAATATCCAAGAGTACCTTGTACTACAGTAGGTAATTGCTTTTGACCTCGTGGAACCAACCTTGAAGTTCCAAAGTCAGAGACTTTTGCAGTGAAATCATCATCAAGCAATATGTTTGTGGACTTGATATCTCTATGAATTATAGGTATAGAAGCTGCAGAGTGTAGATAAGATAGTGCATCTGCTATTTCTATAGCTATCCTTAGACGGGTTTCCCATGATATGGTGGATGCATGATGTATGTGCTTGAAGAGAGTACTATTAGGGACAAATTCATAAACTAATAATGGAACTCGTGTCTCTAAACAACACCCTAATAATTGGACCACATTTCTATGGTTAACTTGGATGAGAACAACCACTTCGGTAATGAATTGCTCAATTTGTTCTTGATCTACTGTTTTAGACTTCTTGATTGCAACAAccttattattttgtaaaaatccTTTATAAACGACTCCATAACCCCCTTGGCCAATGATCCTGCTTGCATCATAGTTGTTGGTGGCTTTCTTTAGGTCTTTAGCAGTGTAAATTTTGGTTGTTTCACTATATCCTTCCATGGTAGAGAGTTGTTGTTGCAAAATCAATCCTCCATTTTGTCGGAAAAATTTTTCTTTGAGCTTGCTGAGCCTTCTTTTCTTGATTAAAAAGTACAACCAAAAGCTAATCACTAGTATAGCAATTAAGCTTATGACAGCAACTGCATATGGAATTAAGAAGTGGGTCTCTTATTAATTTTGTTACAAATCAAAAGTATCAATTTTGGACATGATCTTCCTCCAAATCGATTTTAGAGGATCTCCTCTAACTTATTACATGGCAACTCATAAAATTATCAAAGTATGTTATGTAAACAAGTCTTATGACTCATTAAATATGTCACATGATTAAAAGTAACATAGATAGTTTTATCAATTGTCAAGTGATTAGTTGGAGTAATTTTCCACCAAACTATTTTGGGGGTATACTTTGTTCTTTCTTCATCTCATGCAAGTGTTTTGGAATGAATCGTAGTAAGAATTTATAGAAAAGGCTAAATACTTACATTAATTTCtattattcttaaattttttggacagaaattgaaaaataaacttaatttGGGGAACTTAATTAAAACATATTTAATCTCAAAAATGTTATTCCACTAGTATATTAGCACCATGCTAGCAAATTAAGGTTGGTTATCATGGGgatatatatatgattgatcattctattttttggatTAGTATCTTTAGAGTTTTTAAGATAAATTTActatagaatttttaatttttagatatttactATGAAACAAGTTAATTAGATTATATCATGTCATAGCATTTAACCAAATATTATCTAgtaatattttggtatttatttaaattaataataatgtgACAAAATCTAatcaatttattatataatttgtaaggttgaatttaatcaaccattttgttggttttattctgtgttaatttacttgtattttagcacttagaaaccctgtatttaggtgggaatcatgtaagggtagtgtgtgagagagtgtgaaaaaatgCTCAAGAATGTGCACTAAAGCAAGAACTCGCGACTGGGTCTCGCAGGTGGctcgcgactggcaagccgccaaaTGATGCACACGAATGAAGCATGTAGAAAAGCTGAACCGCCATGCTAGCTATaacactacaagacaaaaagtcTAAACTGGCCATTTAGTTAGCTCGCAGCTTGGACTCGCGACTCAATCAAGTCGCAAGGCCAAGTCGTTAGTCTActttgtttgggaaaaactgactcttcgcattccatacaTATTCCAATATAAAtaacccttatacccacgaaatatagagagtttccagagagaattttgagagagaaaccctagagaaaaacaagattaactcatccataatctttacatagtgactcttcaaattccttaactctcaccctcttcattgttacatccttgaaaggttcattagccaaatcattttctcaccatacccatatctatgagaaggctttttggtgctttgggaagcaattaggaaggaaccaattcatattggttgatgctatgagTTATGGCGGAATCCAGTAAGTTAAAGAATAAATaagttcggcgtaacctcgttaaAGTAGGAGCTTGAAGgacttaggtacattgggtaaatTAAACTTGTATTTCAGCACTTAGAAACTTTGTATTTatgtgggaattatgtaagggtagtgtgtgagagagtgtgaagaaatgctcaagaatgTGCATTGAAGTAAGGACTCGTGACTgaatctcgcgggtggctcgcaaCTAGCAAGCTGCCAGATGATGCACACCAGTGAAGCATGCAGAAAAGCTGAACCGTTATGCCAGCTATAGCACTACAAGGCAAAAAGTCCAGATTGACCATTCAATTAGCTCGTGGCTTGGacttgcgactcagtcaagtcgccaGGCTAAGTCGCTAGTCTACTCTGTTTgtgaaaaactgactctttgcattccatacacactctagtataaataccctttatacccacgaaatatagaGAGTTTCcaaagagaaaccctaaagaaaaacaagattgactcatccacaatctttacatagtgactcttcaaattcctcaactctcactttctctattgttacatccttgagaggttcattagccaaatctttttctcaccatacccatatctgtgagaaagCTTTTTGGtactttgggaagcagttaggaagggaccaattcatattggttgatgctatgggttatagcggGATCTagtaagttaaagaagaaataggttcggcatgacctcgttggagtaggagcttggagggcttaggtatattgggtagattagactttgagggtcttctgttgttcatgtatcccaacttaattctttagtggattattgaccgcttggaagACGACAGAGAAGTTTTACGCCGAGaacttcgatttcctcttcgataacacattgctatattgtctttgtgtttgcatctttcttcccttaatctttgccttttaatttctgctgtgaatgtgattttatttggtttagattatgttatcaattctgttttagtttatttacaTTTTCCGCACGTACATTGTTTGttgataagcttgaattggtaatttgtaatttgggggtctaaacatttaAGGGTGTTTTACACACATTTTGAACTATATTTTATACCTAAAGATTTTAAAGGATACTAATCAATTTCTTGTGTTGCTACATTATAGTAAAGTAAAGGTTTCCAAGCGTCTGAAATGATCTAAGTTCTAACATTTACATCAACCATTTTTTGCAGCATGTTGGTTGGTCAGTATGGAATTGAAGCATGAAGCCCTATTGGGATTTGGGATATGGTATTAAACCTAATTTGGGATTATTAATTAAGAATactgaaaaatgctaaaatatactctctctctctctctctctctctctctctctctctctctctctctctctctctctctctctctctcttttggtaTAGATGGATAGTGGGGGAGCCTAGAGGGGGAGAGGAAAGGAAAATGAGAGGTGAGGTTCATACCACATAAGTGAGCATGAAGTTTGATTTCATTGTTTGATGCTTTTAAATTACCGATTATCTCAAAAacttaaactattaggaaatgatgaatttaatcacttaactataattctaacactccctCTCACTTGTGGGTGTAAACTTCccctaaataaataagagtcCAACAAGtgggaatttaacattttaaatgggaggtagaatGAAAGATAGGAATCGAAATTAGGATCTTCTACTCTGATAACATATTAAATTATCGATTGTCTTGAAAACTTAAGATATTAGAAAATGATGCAGTTAATCACTTAACTATAATTCTAACAGATGCCATTATCACTAATCCATcctcttttgaaaattgattcAAGTTCAATTTTGGTCTTTCATAttgaaaaatggtttttttttttttttttgatacgtTGATAGTGGAGATGGGAGAATTAGAACTTTGGATGTTTTCGTTAGAAAAACTAAGAAGTGCCAGTTGAGCCACAAGGCTCTTAgctaaaagtttaaaaagtataaatttcatttttttttctctatttgtcaTTAAAGAAATTGTACTTATGGctgttttttttgttgagaatttgGTTAGAAATGATCCTAATACAACTCAAACCTCACTTGGACCAAATGTCTGGCTGTGTAAATTAGAGTAATTTTGggaccacaaattattttacaatttttttgtcacaGCTCTGACGTGGCAGATTATGAGTGGTTAACCATCACTTACATATCgactaaccattttttttttttttttaccaattacaCTCTACTATGTCACAATTGTAgtaagaaattgtaaaaaattatgtgaTTCTAGACTTTTCCGGTAAATTATGGCTGTAGAAACTTGAAACGTTGCCATTAcatattaaaaagttaaaaggacctaaaataaatttaatatctgatGGAAAAGACAAAATTCATATCCTTTAAACTTTTGAAGGATGAAACCATAACTTTCTAATTTAGAGGagaaaaatctaatttaaactaattttagggacgaattatatatattagtcCGTATAAGAATTATTGTCCAAACAGTCAAGACTAACACCAAAGATTCAAAAGAAAATCAGATAAGAAATCCTTATATAATCCAAACAATTTTAAGCAAGGATGTAATCGAGATTTGGAAACAGGGAGGCCAACACTACGGTCTTAGAGGTAAAAATGaaacattaatattttaaatgaatgtttatacaattttttaaaatactttttttaaggATGAAGtgggtttttataatttattaggACAATTGAGGATGATGGGAGGAAATGCTTCGTAAGATAATTTTCTTGGGTGAAGGGGAggttggataatttttttggggACTTTTTTCACAATAGAttgcaatttgaaaattttataatgcatattaaaatgtttcaaattttataataagctTTCAAggaagaaaagataaaataaagaaaagttaTTGAGCAACCTAAGAATTAGaaataaatttccaaaaatatactTACCACCGGCAATCTTTAACATTAGTAAGGGCTCCGGAATACAACCTTCACCACCTTTTCTTCCGTCACCATGGTACCACTTCGGACAACGACATGTGTAGTTCCCTTTTGTGTTGACACagttttttgcttttatgcAATTATTATGAGCTGAATGCTCACACTCATTAATGTCTGCAAATCAAGTCAAGAATAAGAACTCAATAGTACTCTAACCATAAGCAAGCACATTCATTTAAACTGGAAGACTTGCATGatttaatgattaaatttatcatatgtCAATAGTCATACCTTGACAACCATTATAGAGGTATGGATTCCCTCGATAACCCGGCTTGCAGCTGCATTGGTATCCTAACTTTGTAGGGAAGTGATCACGGCATTCACTATTCCTCTTACATGcgaaatttgttttgtttcgaGCTGCTTCTTCACATGTCTCATTCCCAATTGTCCAGTCAAGCACTATAGGGAGCATTTCCTTTGACATATTTCTGAGATAATTAGAGGAGAAATTGAACTCGCCTTTTTCCACAATAAAAGCAGAGCTGCAGGGATTGAAGTCCGAtacatttgtgtgattgttaaAGCTATCTACCTCCAttgatatatttcttaatccaGCGGGAATTGCTACCTGGCAACACCCAAACCCAGAGCATGACCCATTCCTCACACTGTGAAGGCTTTTGCACACAGTCAAGCACCCACTTGAGTAATATTCTCCGTTGTGTACACCATGAAGGATTGCGTAAGTGTCACAGCCAACAACTGTGAATATATTTCTGCTCTGAGAAATTATGAACGTCGAAGGCCAGACGAAGGGCTCATTGTACTCCTGACTGCGATGTTGTTGGTAACAGTCTCGGGCTACAAAGTGCAAGACACGCAACTGATGATTCTCAATGCATATGTTCTTAACAGTAACATCACCTGTTTTTGCTACTTCATTGTCACAAGTGATGAGAAAGTCCTCATTTAGCGAGCAGCCTTTCTTCAAGCCAAATGGGTATGGAATTTCTACATCTCCACACTTGTTGGGGCAGTCAAACTTGGCTAGAGATGCTGCTGCTGCCACCATTATTGATGATATTATTAGCCCTATCAGTGATATCTGGACGACTAAGAGCATCCCATGTATGCCCATGGCTACAACTTTGTTTCTCAGCAAAACTagattttaattctattttgtgTTTGGAATCTTTGGATGTGCTCAAACTTTAGCGCCACACATTCCGAGTGGTTTGGAATTTGGATACGTGTACCATTTCACtgcttatttaaaaaaataataattttgatatgTGCAGATTCATTAAACGtgcacaaaattttaataaataaataaattggtgtTTGTTTTAGGtaattaattttgtcaatttattttactattcaatttatttttaatattatttatagattttatgacagtacttttaacaaaaaaacttcaatttcaataaaataaagtgGATCTCAAACAAATCCTTAATATGTCTATAATTTATAGAAATTGTATTAACATATGTCCTTAAACatgtattaataaactatttaaaaaaaattataaaaaaagatcgTGTTAATAGGTGTCCTTAGGAAaatggttaacaatctattttaagaaagttttgacaccgtTTTTATAGAGAATGAAAAAAgctgttaaaatattaattattttttctttttttataaaaattttctttaaataaattattaatcattattttaagaacatctattaatatttttcataaaaaaataaataa is part of the Quercus robur chromosome 9, dhQueRobu3.1, whole genome shotgun sequence genome and harbors:
- the LOC126701271 gene encoding wall-associated receptor kinase 2-like encodes the protein MGIHGMLLVVQISLIGLIISSIMVAAAASLAKFDCPNKCGDVEIPYPFGLKKGCSLNEDFLITCDNEVAKTGDVTVKNICIENHQLRVLHFVARDCYQQHRSQEYNEPFVWPSTFIISQSRNIFTVVGCDTYAILHGVHNGEYYSSGCLTVCKSLHSVRNGSCSGFGCCQVAIPAGLRNISMEVDSFNNHTNVSDFNPCSSAFIVEKGEFNFSSNYLRNMSKEMLPIVLDWTIGNETCEEAARNKTNFACKRNSECRDHFPTKLGYQCSCKPGYRGNPYLYNGCQDINECEHSAHNNCIKAKNCVNTKGNYTCRCPKWYHGDGRKGGEGCIPEPLLMLKIAGVAVISLIAILVISFWLYFLIKKRRLSKLKEKFFRQNGGLILQQQLSTMEGYSETTKIYTAKDLKKATNNYDASRIIGQGGYGVVYKGFLQNNKVVAIKKSKTVDQEQIEQFITEVVVLIQVNHRNVVQLLGCCLETRVPLLVYEFVPNSTLFKHIHHASTISWETRLRIAIEIADALSYLHSAASIPIIHRDIKSTNILLDDDFTAKVSDFGTSRLVPRGQKQLPTVVQGTLGYLDPEYMQTNQFTEKSDVYSFGVVLVELLTGQKVLSLFRPMEQRSLAMYLLCALKEDRLFEILEKRIMDEGNTEQLKEFAKLAAKCLEVKGDERPTMKEVAIELYGLRQMKHLWDNDESNFMEETGPVIGEC